In the Plectropomus leopardus isolate mb chromosome 5, YSFRI_Pleo_2.0, whole genome shotgun sequence genome, one interval contains:
- the cluha gene encoding clustered mitochondria protein homolog isoform X1 translates to MVSKTDDIPASVPNCNPVDLADEAGDGAQDSKETSKTSLKESCGCGHSADTAMVNGDGAHERTEEAESKQDGNGETDGGEESNEQEVIVIQDTGFTVKIQAPGTEPFDLQVSPQEMVQEIHQVLMDREDTCHRTCFSLQLDGNVLDNFAELKSIEGLQEGSLLKVVEEPYTVREARIHVRHIRDLLKSLDPSDAYNGVDCNSLSFLSIFTDGDLGDSGKRKKKGTELEQIDCTPPEHILPGSKDRPLVPLQPQNKDWKPMQCLKVLTMSGWNPPPGNRKMHGDLMYLYIVTAEERHVSVTASTRGFYLNQSTTYNFNPKPANPSFLSHSLVELLSQISPAFKKNFTALQKKRVQRHPFERIATPFQVYSWTAPQVDHAMDCVRAEDAYTSRLGYEEHIPGQTRDWNEELQTTRELPRKNLPERLLRERAIFKVHSDFAAAATRGAMAVIDGNVMAINPGEETRMQMFIWNNIFFSLGFDVRDHYRELGGDAAAHAAPTNDLNGVRAYGAVDVEGLYTLGTVVVDYRGYRVTAQSIIPGILEREQEQSVIYGSIDFGKTVVSHDKYLELLEKTSRPLKVQRHNVLNEKNETVELCSSVECKGIIGNDGRHYILDLLRTFPPDLNFLPVDGEELPPESQRQGFPRQHRHRLACLRQELIEAFVEHRYLLFMKMAALQLMQQKANKDAKTDTPAITETAETPSENTTADTTQTQTAASDSPSATEVSTDSTDTSAASQAATDAEEDSSKPATNGPLEPAATQNGECKSPLEGKELEESIPGLAQAKELAETLVAEDGSCIDPKSREVVLNACKAVGSISNTSFDIRFNPDIFSPGVHFPEDSADDVQKQKQLLKDAAAFLVSCQIPSLVKDCLDHSALPMDGATLTEALRQRGINIRYLGTVLEFVEKTPAKAQLEHFYRIGISELITRCAKHIFKTYLQGVELSALSAAVSHFLNCFLSSFPDAVAHLPPDELVSRRKSRKRRNRVPGGGDNTAWASLTPSELWKNIASEAQSYYHFTIQCESVDHVVEKYCLQKITLLREISVKTGIQILIKEYNFDSRHKPAFTEEDILNIFPVVKHVNPKASDAFHFFQSGQAKVQQGFLKEGCELINEALNLFNNVYGAMHVEICACLRLLARLNYIMGDHPEALSNQQKAVLMSERVLGIEHPNTIQEYMHLALYCFANGQLSTALKLLYRARYLMLLVCGEDHPEMALLDSNIGLVLHGVMEYDLSLRFLENALTINTKYHGPRSLKVALSHHLVARVYESKAEFRSALQHEKEGYTIYKNQMGEAHEKTKESSEYLKYLTQQAVALQRTMNEIYKNGSNASITPLKFTAPSMASVLEQLNIINGIIFIPLSQKDLENLKAEVQRRQQLQELGKSEEPTEDRLLELEDKIPID, encoded by the exons ATGGTGAGCAAGACAGATGACATCCCGGCGTCAGTGCCTAACTGTAATCCGGTTGATCTTGCGGATGAAGCCGGGGATGGAGCCCAGGACAGCAAAGAAACCAGCAAGACAAGTCTGAAGGAGTCCTGCGGCTGTG GGCACAGTGCAGATACAGCCATGGTGAACGGCGACGGGGCTCACGAGCGCACAGAGGAGGCAGAGTCAAAGCAGGATGGGAACGGCGAAACAGACGGAGGAGAGGAGTCTAATGAACAGGAAGTGATAGTGATCCAGGACACAGGCTTCACCGTTAAGATCCAGGCACCTGGAACAGAGCCGTTTGACCTGCAG GTATCTCCACAGGAGATGGTGCAGGAGATCCATCAGGTGTTGATGGACCGGGAGGACACCTGTCACCGCACTTGCTTCTCACTGCAGCTGGACGGAAATGTGCTGGACAACTTTGCAGAACTCAAGTCCATTGAGGGCCTGCAGGAGGGCTCGCTGCTCAAAGTGGTGGAAG aGCCCTACACAGTACGTGAGGCTCGCATCCATGTGCGTCATATCAGAGACCTGCTGAAAAGCCTGGACCCCTCAGACGCCTACAACGGAGTCGACTGTAactccctctccttcctcagCATCTTCACTGATGGAGACCTCGGAG ACAGTGGTAAGCGAAAGAAAAAAGGCACCGAGTTGGAGCAGATTGACTGCACCCCTCCAGAGCACATCCTGCCCGGCAGCAAAGATCGCCCCCTGGTGCCCCTCCAGCCACAGAACAAGGACTGGAAG CCTATGCAGTGCCTGAAGGTCCTGACCATGAGCGGCTGGAACCCTCCACCTGGAAACAGGAAGATGCACGGTGACCTCATGTACCTGTACATAGTGACTGCGGAGGAACGCCATGTCAGCGTCACCGCCTCCACACGCGGCTTCTACCTCAACCA aTCTACTACCTACAACTTCAACCCTAAGCCAGCCAATCCCAGCTTCCTGAGCCATTCTCTGGTGGAGCTGCTGAGCCAGATCAGCCCTGCCTTCAAGAAAAATTTCACTGCCCTGCAAAAGAAAAG GGTCCAGAGACACCCGTTTGAGAGGATAGCCACGCCTTTCCAGGTGTACAGCTGGACGGCACCGCAGGTAGACCACGCCATGGACTGTGTTCGAGCTGAAGATGCCTACACCTCCCGCTTGGGTTATGAGGAGCACATACCTGGACAG ACCAGAGATTGGAACGAGGAGCTGCAGACCACCAGAGAGCTGCCCCGCAAGAACCTGCCTGAACGCCTGCTGAGGGAGAGAGCCATATTCAAG GTCCACAGTGACTTTGCGGCAGCTGCCACTCGAGGCGCCATGGCTGTCATCGATGGCAACGTGATGGCCATCAACCCCGGCGAGGAAACGCGCATGCAGATGTTCATCTGGAACAACATCTTCTTCAGTCTGGGCTTCGATGTACGAGACCACTATCGCGAGCTGGGCGGAGATGCCGCCGCCCACGCTGCGCCCACCAACGACTTGAATGGAGTTCGGGCTTACGGGGCGGTGGACGTGGAGGGTCTGTACACTCTGGGGACGGTAGTGGTGGACTACAGAGGATACCGTGTCACCGCCCAGTCCATCATCCCTGGGATCCTGGAGCGTGAGCAGGAGCAAAGCGTCATCTACGGCTCCATTGACTTTGGGAAGACGGTCGTGTCTCACGACAAATAcctggagctgctggagaaaACCAGCAGGCCTCTCAAGGT CCAGAGGCACAACGTGCTGAACGAGAAAAACGAGACAGTGGAGCTGTGCTCCTCTGTCGAGTGTAAGGGCATCATCGGAAATGACGGCAGACACTACATCCTCGACCTTCTCCGCACCTTTCCTCCTGACCTCAACTTCCTGCCTGTGGATGGAGAGGAGCTACCTCCAGAGAGTCAGCGCCAGGGCTTCCCCCGCCAGCACCGCCATCGCCTGGCTTGTCTACGCCAAGAGCTCATCGAGGCCTTCGTTGAGCACAG ATATCTTCTGTTCATGAAGATGGCGGCGTTACAGCTCATGcaacagaaagcaaacaagGACGCTAAGACTGATACACCCGCCAtcacagaaacagctgaaacaccCTCAGAAAACACCACTGCTGACACAACCCAGACACAGACTGCTGCATCAGACTCTCCCAGTGCTACAGAGGTCTCCACGGACAGCACAGACACCTCTGCTGCCTCACAGGCAGCGACTGACGCTGAAGAAGACTCCTCGAAGCCCGCCACAAACGGGCCTCTAGAACCCGCAGCCACCCAGAACGGGGAATGCAAGAGCCCActggagggtaaggagcttgAGGAAAGTATTCCAGGATTAGCTCAGGCCAAAGAGCTGGCGGAGACCTTAGTTGCCGAAGATGGATCTTGTATTG ATCCCAAAAGCCGCGAAGTCGTCCTCAACGCCTGCAAGGCAGTCGGCTCCATCAGCAACACATCTTTTGACATTCGATTCAACCCCGACATCTTCTCCCCAG GAGTACATTTCCCTGAAGACAGCGCAGACGACGTGCAGAAGCAGAAGCAGCTTCTCAAAGACGCGGCTGCCTTCCTGGTGTCCTGTCAGATCCCATCACTG GTTAAAGACTGTTTGGACCACAGCGCGCTGCCCATGGATGGAGCCACGCTGACCGAAGCGTTGCGCCAGAGAGGCATCAACATTCGCTATCTGGGTACTGTCCTGGAGTTTGTGGAAAAGACCCCCGCTAAAGCCCAACTGGAGCATTTCTAT AGAATAGGAATCAGTGAGCTGATCACCAGATGTGCAAAACATATCTTCAAGACATACCTCCAG GGTGTGGAGTTGTCTGCGCTCTCTGCCGCTGTAAGCCATTTCCTAAACTGCTTCCTGAGCTCCTTCCCCGATGCTGTCGCCCACCTGCCTCCTGATGAACTGGTGTCTCGCCGCAAAAGCCGTAAACGTCGCAACAGGGTCCCCGGCGGTGGTGACAACACGGCATGGGCGAGCCTGACGCCCAGCGAGCTGTGGAAGAACATTGCCTCTGAGGCTCAGAGCTACTATCACTTCACCATACAGTG TGAAAGTGTCGACCACGTGGTGGAGAAGTACTGCCTCCAGAAAATCACCCTGCTCAGAGAAATTTCAGTCAAAACTGGCATCCAG ATTCTGATAAAGGAGTATAACTTCGACAGCCGCCACAAGCCAGCCTTCACAGAGGAGGACATCCTGAATATTTTCCCTGTTGTGAAGCACGTGAACCCCAAAGCCTCAGATGCCTTCCACTTCTTCCAGAGTGGACAGGCCAAAGTGCAGCAAG GTTTTCTGAAGGAGGGCTGTGAGCTGATCAACGAGGCCCTGAACCTCTTCAACAACGTGTATGGAGCCATGCATGTAGAGATCTGTGCCTGCCTGCGTCTGCTGGCACGCCTTAATTATATCATGGGAGACCACCCTGAG GCTCTCAGCAACCAGCAAAAGGCTGTTCTGATGAGTGAAAGAGTCCTCGGCATTGAGCACCCCAACACAATTCAAGAATAT ATGCACTTGGCTCTGTACTGCTTTGCCAACGGCCAGCTGTCGACCGCCCTGAAGCTGCTTTATCGTGCCCGTTACCTCATGTTGTTGGTTTGCGGGGAGGACCACCCAGAGATGGCCCTGCTGGAC AGTAACATTGGGCTGGTTCTGCACGGAGTGATGGAGTACGATTTATCACTGAGATTCCTGGAGAACGCTTTGACCATCAACACCAAGTACCACGGACCCCGGTCCCTCAAAGTGGCCCTCAG CCATCATTTGGTTGCGAGGGTTTACGAGAGCAAGGCCGAGTTCCGCTCCGCACTGCAGCACGAGAAGGAGGGTTACACCATCTACAAGAACCAG ATGGGTGAGGCACATGAGAAGACCAAGGAGAGCTCAGAGTACCTGAAGTATCTCACCCAACAGGCTGTAGCTCTGCAGAGAACCATGAATGAGATCTATAAGAACGGCTCCAACGCCAGCATCACACCCCTCAAG TTCACTGCTCCCAGCATGGCAAGTGTCCTGGAACAGCTCAACATTATCAACGGCATCATCTTTATACCACTCAG
- the cluha gene encoding clustered mitochondria protein homolog isoform X2 encodes MVSKTDDIPASVPNCNPVDLADEAGDGAQDSKETSKTSLKESCGCGHSADTAMVNGDGAHERTEEAESKQDGNGETDGGEESNEQEVIVIQDTGFTVKIQAPGTEPFDLQVSPQEMVQEIHQVLMDREDTCHRTCFSLQLDGNVLDNFAELKSIEGLQEGSLLKVVEEPYTVREARIHVRHIRDLLKSLDPSDAYNGVDCNSLSFLSIFTDGDLGDSGKRKKKGTELEQIDCTPPEHILPGSKDRPLVPLQPQNKDWKPMQCLKVLTMSGWNPPPGNRKMHGDLMYLYIVTAEERHVSVTASTRGFYLNQSTTYNFNPKPANPSFLSHSLVELLSQISPAFKKNFTALQKKRVQRHPFERIATPFQVYSWTAPQVDHAMDCVRAEDAYTSRLGYEEHIPGQTRDWNEELQTTRELPRKNLPERLLRERAIFKVHSDFAAAATRGAMAVIDGNVMAINPGEETRMQMFIWNNIFFSLGFDVRDHYRELGGDAAAHAAPTNDLNGVRAYGAVDVEGLYTLGTVVVDYRGYRVTAQSIIPGILEREQEQSVIYGSIDFGKTVVSHDKYLELLEKTSRPLKVQRHNVLNEKNETVELCSSVECKGIIGNDGRHYILDLLRTFPPDLNFLPVDGEELPPESQRQGFPRQHRHRLACLRQELIEAFVEHRYLLFMKMAALQLMQQKANKDAKTDTPAITETAETPSENTTADTTQTQTAASDSPSATEVSTDSTDTSAASQAATDAEEDSSKPATNGPLEPAATQNGECKSPLEDPKSREVVLNACKAVGSISNTSFDIRFNPDIFSPGVHFPEDSADDVQKQKQLLKDAAAFLVSCQIPSLVKDCLDHSALPMDGATLTEALRQRGINIRYLGTVLEFVEKTPAKAQLEHFYRIGISELITRCAKHIFKTYLQGVELSALSAAVSHFLNCFLSSFPDAVAHLPPDELVSRRKSRKRRNRVPGGGDNTAWASLTPSELWKNIASEAQSYYHFTIQCESVDHVVEKYCLQKITLLREISVKTGIQILIKEYNFDSRHKPAFTEEDILNIFPVVKHVNPKASDAFHFFQSGQAKVQQGFLKEGCELINEALNLFNNVYGAMHVEICACLRLLARLNYIMGDHPEALSNQQKAVLMSERVLGIEHPNTIQEYMHLALYCFANGQLSTALKLLYRARYLMLLVCGEDHPEMALLDSNIGLVLHGVMEYDLSLRFLENALTINTKYHGPRSLKVALSHHLVARVYESKAEFRSALQHEKEGYTIYKNQMGEAHEKTKESSEYLKYLTQQAVALQRTMNEIYKNGSNASITPLKFTAPSMASVLEQLNIINGIIFIPLSQKDLENLKAEVQRRQQLQELGKSEEPTEDRLLELEDKIPID; translated from the exons ATGGTGAGCAAGACAGATGACATCCCGGCGTCAGTGCCTAACTGTAATCCGGTTGATCTTGCGGATGAAGCCGGGGATGGAGCCCAGGACAGCAAAGAAACCAGCAAGACAAGTCTGAAGGAGTCCTGCGGCTGTG GGCACAGTGCAGATACAGCCATGGTGAACGGCGACGGGGCTCACGAGCGCACAGAGGAGGCAGAGTCAAAGCAGGATGGGAACGGCGAAACAGACGGAGGAGAGGAGTCTAATGAACAGGAAGTGATAGTGATCCAGGACACAGGCTTCACCGTTAAGATCCAGGCACCTGGAACAGAGCCGTTTGACCTGCAG GTATCTCCACAGGAGATGGTGCAGGAGATCCATCAGGTGTTGATGGACCGGGAGGACACCTGTCACCGCACTTGCTTCTCACTGCAGCTGGACGGAAATGTGCTGGACAACTTTGCAGAACTCAAGTCCATTGAGGGCCTGCAGGAGGGCTCGCTGCTCAAAGTGGTGGAAG aGCCCTACACAGTACGTGAGGCTCGCATCCATGTGCGTCATATCAGAGACCTGCTGAAAAGCCTGGACCCCTCAGACGCCTACAACGGAGTCGACTGTAactccctctccttcctcagCATCTTCACTGATGGAGACCTCGGAG ACAGTGGTAAGCGAAAGAAAAAAGGCACCGAGTTGGAGCAGATTGACTGCACCCCTCCAGAGCACATCCTGCCCGGCAGCAAAGATCGCCCCCTGGTGCCCCTCCAGCCACAGAACAAGGACTGGAAG CCTATGCAGTGCCTGAAGGTCCTGACCATGAGCGGCTGGAACCCTCCACCTGGAAACAGGAAGATGCACGGTGACCTCATGTACCTGTACATAGTGACTGCGGAGGAACGCCATGTCAGCGTCACCGCCTCCACACGCGGCTTCTACCTCAACCA aTCTACTACCTACAACTTCAACCCTAAGCCAGCCAATCCCAGCTTCCTGAGCCATTCTCTGGTGGAGCTGCTGAGCCAGATCAGCCCTGCCTTCAAGAAAAATTTCACTGCCCTGCAAAAGAAAAG GGTCCAGAGACACCCGTTTGAGAGGATAGCCACGCCTTTCCAGGTGTACAGCTGGACGGCACCGCAGGTAGACCACGCCATGGACTGTGTTCGAGCTGAAGATGCCTACACCTCCCGCTTGGGTTATGAGGAGCACATACCTGGACAG ACCAGAGATTGGAACGAGGAGCTGCAGACCACCAGAGAGCTGCCCCGCAAGAACCTGCCTGAACGCCTGCTGAGGGAGAGAGCCATATTCAAG GTCCACAGTGACTTTGCGGCAGCTGCCACTCGAGGCGCCATGGCTGTCATCGATGGCAACGTGATGGCCATCAACCCCGGCGAGGAAACGCGCATGCAGATGTTCATCTGGAACAACATCTTCTTCAGTCTGGGCTTCGATGTACGAGACCACTATCGCGAGCTGGGCGGAGATGCCGCCGCCCACGCTGCGCCCACCAACGACTTGAATGGAGTTCGGGCTTACGGGGCGGTGGACGTGGAGGGTCTGTACACTCTGGGGACGGTAGTGGTGGACTACAGAGGATACCGTGTCACCGCCCAGTCCATCATCCCTGGGATCCTGGAGCGTGAGCAGGAGCAAAGCGTCATCTACGGCTCCATTGACTTTGGGAAGACGGTCGTGTCTCACGACAAATAcctggagctgctggagaaaACCAGCAGGCCTCTCAAGGT CCAGAGGCACAACGTGCTGAACGAGAAAAACGAGACAGTGGAGCTGTGCTCCTCTGTCGAGTGTAAGGGCATCATCGGAAATGACGGCAGACACTACATCCTCGACCTTCTCCGCACCTTTCCTCCTGACCTCAACTTCCTGCCTGTGGATGGAGAGGAGCTACCTCCAGAGAGTCAGCGCCAGGGCTTCCCCCGCCAGCACCGCCATCGCCTGGCTTGTCTACGCCAAGAGCTCATCGAGGCCTTCGTTGAGCACAG ATATCTTCTGTTCATGAAGATGGCGGCGTTACAGCTCATGcaacagaaagcaaacaagGACGCTAAGACTGATACACCCGCCAtcacagaaacagctgaaacaccCTCAGAAAACACCACTGCTGACACAACCCAGACACAGACTGCTGCATCAGACTCTCCCAGTGCTACAGAGGTCTCCACGGACAGCACAGACACCTCTGCTGCCTCACAGGCAGCGACTGACGCTGAAGAAGACTCCTCGAAGCCCGCCACAAACGGGCCTCTAGAACCCGCAGCCACCCAGAACGGGGAATGCAAGAGCCCActggagg ATCCCAAAAGCCGCGAAGTCGTCCTCAACGCCTGCAAGGCAGTCGGCTCCATCAGCAACACATCTTTTGACATTCGATTCAACCCCGACATCTTCTCCCCAG GAGTACATTTCCCTGAAGACAGCGCAGACGACGTGCAGAAGCAGAAGCAGCTTCTCAAAGACGCGGCTGCCTTCCTGGTGTCCTGTCAGATCCCATCACTG GTTAAAGACTGTTTGGACCACAGCGCGCTGCCCATGGATGGAGCCACGCTGACCGAAGCGTTGCGCCAGAGAGGCATCAACATTCGCTATCTGGGTACTGTCCTGGAGTTTGTGGAAAAGACCCCCGCTAAAGCCCAACTGGAGCATTTCTAT AGAATAGGAATCAGTGAGCTGATCACCAGATGTGCAAAACATATCTTCAAGACATACCTCCAG GGTGTGGAGTTGTCTGCGCTCTCTGCCGCTGTAAGCCATTTCCTAAACTGCTTCCTGAGCTCCTTCCCCGATGCTGTCGCCCACCTGCCTCCTGATGAACTGGTGTCTCGCCGCAAAAGCCGTAAACGTCGCAACAGGGTCCCCGGCGGTGGTGACAACACGGCATGGGCGAGCCTGACGCCCAGCGAGCTGTGGAAGAACATTGCCTCTGAGGCTCAGAGCTACTATCACTTCACCATACAGTG TGAAAGTGTCGACCACGTGGTGGAGAAGTACTGCCTCCAGAAAATCACCCTGCTCAGAGAAATTTCAGTCAAAACTGGCATCCAG ATTCTGATAAAGGAGTATAACTTCGACAGCCGCCACAAGCCAGCCTTCACAGAGGAGGACATCCTGAATATTTTCCCTGTTGTGAAGCACGTGAACCCCAAAGCCTCAGATGCCTTCCACTTCTTCCAGAGTGGACAGGCCAAAGTGCAGCAAG GTTTTCTGAAGGAGGGCTGTGAGCTGATCAACGAGGCCCTGAACCTCTTCAACAACGTGTATGGAGCCATGCATGTAGAGATCTGTGCCTGCCTGCGTCTGCTGGCACGCCTTAATTATATCATGGGAGACCACCCTGAG GCTCTCAGCAACCAGCAAAAGGCTGTTCTGATGAGTGAAAGAGTCCTCGGCATTGAGCACCCCAACACAATTCAAGAATAT ATGCACTTGGCTCTGTACTGCTTTGCCAACGGCCAGCTGTCGACCGCCCTGAAGCTGCTTTATCGTGCCCGTTACCTCATGTTGTTGGTTTGCGGGGAGGACCACCCAGAGATGGCCCTGCTGGAC AGTAACATTGGGCTGGTTCTGCACGGAGTGATGGAGTACGATTTATCACTGAGATTCCTGGAGAACGCTTTGACCATCAACACCAAGTACCACGGACCCCGGTCCCTCAAAGTGGCCCTCAG CCATCATTTGGTTGCGAGGGTTTACGAGAGCAAGGCCGAGTTCCGCTCCGCACTGCAGCACGAGAAGGAGGGTTACACCATCTACAAGAACCAG ATGGGTGAGGCACATGAGAAGACCAAGGAGAGCTCAGAGTACCTGAAGTATCTCACCCAACAGGCTGTAGCTCTGCAGAGAACCATGAATGAGATCTATAAGAACGGCTCCAACGCCAGCATCACACCCCTCAAG TTCACTGCTCCCAGCATGGCAAGTGTCCTGGAACAGCTCAACATTATCAACGGCATCATCTTTATACCACTCAG